A region from the Oceanidesulfovibrio marinus genome encodes:
- the mtnA gene encoding S-methyl-5-thioribose-1-phosphate isomerase: MTDHIQYDDAAKALKLLDQRLLPCTEETFVCRTTEDIVYALQTMVVRGAPAIGVTAAYGCHLAALEILAETGGEGDWKTKLLEKLEIIAEARPTAVNLRWAVVRAKDAWDARGDVSLPDLAAAWLELARTIQQDDIESCMAIGRFGGVLFNDGDTIMTHCNAGALATAGYGTALGVIRGAIDQGKHVQVIANETRPFLQGARLTAYELHKDNIPVTIACDNACALLMKKGMVQGVVVGADRITANGDAVNKIGTYGVAVLAKQHGIPFYVAAPLSTIDRDTPTGDDVPIEDRTPREVTHVGDVQICPTDVPVYNFAFDPTPNELITAIVTERGVLRAPYTESINKAFDEAGL; encoded by the coding sequence ATGACTGACCACATCCAGTACGACGACGCGGCCAAGGCCCTGAAGCTGCTCGACCAGCGACTTTTGCCCTGCACCGAGGAGACCTTCGTGTGCCGCACCACCGAGGACATCGTGTACGCCCTGCAGACCATGGTCGTGCGCGGCGCACCGGCCATCGGCGTGACGGCGGCGTACGGGTGCCACCTCGCGGCCCTGGAGATTCTGGCCGAGACCGGCGGCGAGGGTGACTGGAAGACCAAACTTCTGGAGAAGCTGGAGATCATTGCCGAGGCCCGGCCCACGGCCGTGAACCTGCGCTGGGCCGTTGTCCGCGCCAAGGACGCCTGGGACGCCCGGGGCGACGTCTCCCTGCCCGACCTGGCCGCGGCCTGGCTGGAGCTGGCCCGGACCATCCAGCAGGACGACATCGAGAGCTGCATGGCCATCGGCCGATTCGGCGGCGTGCTCTTCAACGACGGCGATACGATCATGACCCACTGCAACGCTGGTGCCCTGGCCACGGCCGGCTACGGCACGGCCCTCGGTGTCATCCGCGGGGCCATCGACCAGGGCAAGCACGTCCAGGTCATCGCCAATGAGACCCGGCCCTTCCTGCAGGGCGCGCGGCTCACGGCCTACGAGCTGCACAAGGACAACATTCCGGTGACCATTGCCTGCGACAACGCCTGCGCCCTGCTCATGAAGAAGGGCATGGTCCAGGGCGTGGTGGTTGGCGCCGACCGCATTACGGCCAACGGCGATGCCGTAAATAAGATTGGTACCTATGGCGTGGCTGTGCTCGCCAAGCAGCACGGCATCCCGTTCTATGTGGCCGCGCCGCTTTCCACCATTGACCGCGACACCCCCACGGGCGACGACGTGCCCATCGAAGACCGTACCCCCCGCGAGGTTACCCACGTGGGCGACGTGCAGATCTGCCCCACGGACGTGCCGGTCTACAACTTCGCCTTCGACCCCACGCCCAACGAGCTCATCACCGCCATCGTCACCGAACGCGGCGTGCTCCGAGCCCCGTATACCGAGTCCATCAATAAAGCCTTTGACGAAGCGGGGCTGTAG